TCCACAAAAGACTTCTCATTTAGACCTCCATAGGCTGCAAACATATCAAAGGCATTACTGTACTGGAGAGGACTGAGGTTAAGGGGGCTGTCACCAGGAAAGATGCTACTGGTACTACCTTGACCCTGCATGTTGGGGAAAATGAACTCCTTTGCGTTAGGAGAAAGGGCAGAAgtcttctgctgttgctgttgctgctgctgctgactgcCTAAGCCCAGCCCGTAGAGAGAGTGCATGGAGGAGGAAAGGGCTTTCTGCTTCAACAGGTCATTGACATTCAAGCCAAGGTTGGTGGGAGAGGTGCGGGCGACCTTGTTGCTACGGCCGCTATTCTTCATTTTGGTCGAGCCAAACTTGGTGGCAGCAAATGTGGCAGTGGTGAAGGTTAAAGGCTGAGTGGAGCGGGGCATGAAAGTTgggctcacagcagcagagtgaccaaagggaggagaaggagaactAGACACTGAAGATGCTGGGTCACTAATTGGCATGAACACCTGGGCCTCTGGGTTAAAGCTGTTCTTGATTTCCTTATCCAACTCACATCCATTTTCATTATCATCCACATAAAGCACTTTCACTGGTCCCTTTTCACCGATTTGGTATGAAACCTCAAACGGGTCAATCCAAACACTAAGATCCTGAGGCAAGTTGCCACGAACATCGTCAATGTCCAAACCACTCTCTTTGGATGCTTGTTCAATGACCGGGTCCACTTTCTCCCCTATATGTATACATCTAAACCCTGATCCTTTGTATGGCTTTTCTGGATACCAGTGCCCTTCATACTTCTTCTTAAGAAGTCTTTCAAGCTCTTCACCAAAAATGTTGACACGTCGTCTGGGAAGCTTATTgtacaaatatgaaataataaaattgagtGCTACTTGGATTTCAAGCTGCATAGCTGCTATGCCACAGAGTTATAAGTCTGTTTCAAAACCCGAAGACGAAAGTGTTCAAGATGCCACAGGGAAACAAAATTTCATTCAAAGTGCTGATTCTAGTTGATTATTATCCTTCACCTTGAGTGCTCTtgttcctttaagaaaaaacaaaagcaaacacatccAAATAAGGAAAGCGTAAGATCAAGCTCCAAGGCCTATTCTTTAAGCTTCACTTTCTGCACGGAATAGGTTACTTTTTAAGTCAAAAAATGTGCATCAAACTATTTACATTCATGCCTGCAGAAGGTGAGGATGTCAACCACACTCAGTGTGACTTACAGACAATACCGCAGAAGATGCACTAAGCGTGTGTTTACATATACAGCATGGGGCATTTCAAAATCACATGAGCTTGCCGTTTAGTTATTCACAAAGCAGCAAGGATAATTTTTAAGACATCACAGAACTGCCAGGCCTGTCAAGGGTTCAATTACCCACCCATATTTGGATGATTTATAGTACTCAGCTGCAAAATTTAGCACCAGACTATTAGTTTAGCTTGAAAGGTCTTAGTCCAAGGGTCATTTATCATTTTACAGTTTGCAAACATATCGGTTGCACTGTGAACTACAGAATTACAAAAACGTTAAGAGCTGCTTTAGAAGATTTCACACAAATAGCTAAAATTATGCAACATTTATTTCAAGTCCAAGCAAACCATCTGCATAAACTGTGCGCTGGCGAAATTACGCtaactgaagagaaaatgtcCGCTGTACATATAAAACAATTCTCCCTCGGAATAGCTAAAACGATAATGCAGTCAATGCATACAAAATAGATGCATGTATCTTCCGTCATAAGGGTGGCTATAACCGTGAAATTATTACAATAAACTAAttcacagatttttccttttctacagATTATTCTATATTATCAGATGTAATACATTAATATATTCTAAATTCATATATCGTGCTGTCTATAGTTCAGATTTCAAAAAGTTACCGGAGCTAACAGGGCTTTTGATAGCCTCAAAAATGattgcttttctccttctccatgactccattttacatttaatataaaatatggTTGCCACTCCTTCACAAAGGACAGAAGAGAAATTAGCTATTTAAAGTTAAAGAAGGGTCAAGAATCAAGTATTAGCACACGTACTGCCAAGGAAAATTCTGCAGTACCTTAGCATAAAGGTACTCATTCACAGGAGACACCTTTGTTCCGAAAGTtccaatgaaacaaaatatatatttcttgGCTCAAGTTAAATGCCCAACGGGAATTTCAATTAACAGTGTGCTTTTCTGCACTGCATCACTAGGAACAAAATTTAGTGTAGCTGTCACTAACGATTTAGAGAAATCAAAGTCAATATCAAAATCCTTTAACAAAACGAATACAAcgcttttttatttcttgctccAAATAATCTCCTTTTAAATTCTGGAACCCTATTTCCAAGCCAGTTGTGTTCTCCCCAACATGGTATGGGAATAGTTTGAAAGCTTGTACGATAAGGCGACCTTTAAACGTTTGCTGGATCAGCACTGGGTGGGGATAAGGAAAAGATCAAGGGCAAACAGAAGATATTTACAAAAGGGACACAATCAGTACAGAAAAGCTGATTGGGTGGTTAAAAGGGACATTTAAAAACCATTTATTAAtccatctgttttgtttcccttcctcCACATCCTTTAGGAAAGAAATGATCCTTTCAAGGCGCACCGGGCGGACGCTATAAATTTATCTAAGCCCCAAAACTGATCCACGGTACAAGCAGCTGATCAAACAAATCAGCCCGAAcatttccaactttttttttttctttcttttttttttttaacgtaaAGAGGACGAGATTTCCCAGGGACCCACGCCGACCGACTGCTCCCGTGGCGGGGCCCCGGCGCTGGGGGTTCAGGGCAGGAGCCGTAAGCGGCGCGGGGAGTTACATAACCAGGCGGTCGGCTCTCATTAGGTTTCTGCTCACAGCCCGGGGAGCTccggcagcagcaggaggaggaggaagagcattTCTGGGCCCGTaagaaagagaatgaagaggaagggagaggactggaaggggcggggggggacacacacgaCTGCAAGGCCCCTCTCCTCAGCACACAGGCCAGCACCCCGGGCCCGGCGAcacccctccccgcccccccgctgGGGCAGGGTCCGAGAGGACGGCTGCCAGCGCTGCCCGGAGAGGCCCAGCGCAAGCAGCAGCTATTAGTCAGCCGGCAACGCTCACTCCTCCCAGCCGGAGCGCGTCCAGGGATCGCCTTGGGAGGGACCCTCTCGCAGCCCGGCGCCCCGggccctgccctcccccccaGCCCGCTCTCCGAGGGGCTGCCGGCGGCCCCCACGCCCTCCTTCCCGTCGGCTCCTGTGCCGCTGCGCCCCCCACGGCCCCCCGGCCCTGCTCCTCCCCGCGCGGCCCTGCCCGCCTCAGTCCCCGTCACCGCGGGGTCGTGACCGCCTcggccccccggggccgcccgcctcacggccgggccgggcccgcctcggcccacccccccccccccacctcagGGGCCGCGGCCGCCTCGGTCGCCAGGGCCGGGCGATTGCTGCCTCAGCGGCCGGGCGGTGGCTGCCTCGAGTCCCCCGTCACggcggccggggccgcgcccgcctcagccccccgccccagggGCCGGGCGgtggctgccccagcccctcgctCGCCTcacggccggggccgggcggtggcCGCCACAGCCCCCCGCCTCAGCGCCTGCCTTCCGCCTGCGCCCCCCGCCAGCGCACACCCCCGCGCCGGCCCGGGCCGTCCCCCCGCCCT
The genomic region above belongs to Gavia stellata isolate bGavSte3 chromosome 22, bGavSte3.hap2, whole genome shotgun sequence and contains:
- the TOB1 gene encoding protein Tob1, with protein sequence MQLEIQVALNFIISYLYNKLPRRRVNIFGEELERLLKKKYEGHWYPEKPYKGSGFRCIHIGEKVDPVIEQASKESGLDIDDVRGNLPQDLSVWIDPFEVSYQIGEKGPVKVLYVDDNENGCELDKEIKNSFNPEAQVFMPISDPASSVSSSPSPPFGHSAAVSPTFMPRSTQPLTFTTATFAATKFGSTKMKNSGRSNKVARTSPTNLGLNVNDLLKQKALSSSMHSLYGLGLGSQQQQQQQQQKTSALSPNAKEFIFPNMQGQGSTSSIFPGDSPLNLSPLQYSNAFDMFAAYGGLNEKSFVDGLNFSLNNMQYSNQQFQPVMAN